One genomic segment of Sander lucioperca isolate FBNREF2018 chromosome 10, SLUC_FBN_1.2, whole genome shotgun sequence includes these proteins:
- the LOC116066633 gene encoding uncharacterized protein LOC116066633 isoform X2, translating into MSTDRPKRNIIKKKYDISDGMPWCEERLVRKVLFLSLREFRDTHRASHIHTRTHKRTVKKTLLHAQRTTQAQKNTRTRQRVHTPQQRVTHRAPNTQKNAHSAQNMHISKHLRPHEHNNKGQKMNLSQDSHTPKNKCSHTLQNMQTQSTTCAGKITHTVQQTHLQENTHTLQKSSGSTRTLRSHKTQNTQSLLDTKYTETAKHTHAPRHKHCQKTTCTPENTPLSPPVPARTLRSHTPTSHSGPRVNGISRRQSLLSAGPSWSWSLQTRPQQRRPASIHRHKDDPASKRPRLRAQRKFAQSPPSSPGPGVLMTAARSNHSLAVVTCLTRCRPKTEDFLSFLCLRGSAALPSNMAFVASGRAKGPAGARHLTSCLSTNHRTAAEGKNMSIFRRTAVQRDSLRGRPGGSFCPLTAREQRRRERERREEEQQRRMRGERAERHLLRPRQLSLQVAMVTGLSEQRTSCVRSVPTLKPGTGAGSRRSPRPCTRPSNTCKPRPQESNNQHISRHSKHQLPRNQHLPLHHPTVSKYYSNAKTFGSVQNSGRHSSRTPAQITLTNGTVIRSLRESPGVLRLSRRKRGLPPDTSPPPPKRIPSGSNASKKCRTVQYNDGDVPSESDCHIGEIPQREANCNEEVRVEDVSHIGDIAGSHDEELKQEGSCDHVGEMRLERDSCISEDLQDKGNVGKLSLSSVSALEPSQEGVNFTNIITDYDLSPVTEVICRHVRDKRLQRNQPASSTVPTLLTRTTESRTVARAAAAAAAAAARTTATKAAINSVTSKHIHTDPPASYSAKHTAKGTNKATSKDITKCTSPASRYSIHNSKGAAKDTSKGTREDSTKDCAPVSSYSSTSRGSTKSLTQTKCTTSAIKTRTSPRTLQKRRQT; encoded by the exons ATGAGTACAGACAGACCCAAACGGAATATCatcaaaaaaaaatat gacatCAGTGACGGGATGCCTTGGTGTGAAGAACGTCTGGTCCGCAAAGttcttttcctctccctcagggaattcagagacacacaccgtgcctcacacatacacacgcgcacacacaaacgcacggtGAAAAAAACACTCTTACACGCTCAGCGAACAACACAGGCACAGAAAAACACGCGCACAAGACAGCGTGTGCACACGCCGCAACAAAGAGTCACACACAGAGcaccaaacacacagaaaaacgcGCACAGTGCACAGAACATGCATATTTCAAAACACCTACGCCCCCATGAACACAACAACAAAGGGCAAAAAATGAACTTGTCTCAGGactcacacacaccaaaaaataaatgctctcacacactacagaacatgcaaacacaaTCAACAACGTGTGCAGGGAAAATTACACACACTGTACAGCAAACCCACCTCCAAGAAAATACTCACACGCTACAAAAGAGTTCTGGATCAACCAGGACACTACGCTCACAtaaaacacagaacacacagtCGCTGCTCGACACGAAATACACAGaaactgcaaaacacacacacgctcctcGGCACAAACACTGCCAAAAGACCACCTGCACTCCTGAGAACACACCGCTGAGCCCCCCTGTCCCGGCCAGGACATTGCGCTCACACACTCCCACAAGCCACAGCG GCCCCCGGGTTAATGGCATCAGCCGGCGTCAGTCCCTGCTGTCTGCTGGTCCCAGCTGGAGCTGGTCCTTACAGACACGGCCTCAGCAGCGCCGCCCTGCTAGCATCCATCGCCACAAGGATGACCCCGCCAGCAAGAG ACCAAGGCTGCGAGCGCAGAGGAAGTTCGCCCAGTCCCCCCCCAGCTCTCCAGGACCTGGAGTGTTGATGACAGCAGCCCGGAGTAACCACAGCCTGGCCGTGGTCACCTGTCTGACCAGGTGCAGACCCAAGACTGAGGACTTCTTGTCTTTTCTCTGTCTGAGAG GTTCAGCAGCGCTGCCTAGCAACATGGCCTTCGTAGCGAGTGGACGAGCCAAGGGGCCAGCTGGTGCTCGGCAtcttacttcctgtctttccaCCAATCACAGGACTGCAGCTGAGGGGAAGAACATGAGCATATTCAGGAGAACAGCAG TGCAGCGAGACTCTCTGAGAGGGAGGCCTGGAGGCTCCTTCTGCCCTCTAACGGCCCGGGaacagaggaggagggagagagagaggagagaagaggaacaGCAGAGGAGGATGAGGGGAGAGCGAGCTGAGAGACACCTCCTGAGACCTCGCCAGCTCTCCCTACAG GTTGCAATGGTAACTGGACTCTCCGAACAAAGAACTTCCTGTGTCCGGTCAGTTCCTACCTTAAAGCCTGGCACCGGGGCAGGCAGCAGACGCTCCCCCAGGCCCTGCACAAGGCCGAGCAATACCTGTAAACCAAGACCCCAGGAAAGCAACAACCAACACATCTCCCGGCATAGCAAACACCAGCTGCCTCGCAATCAGCACCTTCCTCTCCACCACCCAACCGTCTCAAAGTACTATAGCAACGCCAAGACCTTCGGTAGTGTCCAGAACTCAGGAAGACATTCAAGCAGGACTCCAGCCCAAATAACATTGACTAATGGCACAGTCATCAGGTCGCTAAGGGAGAGCCCTGGGGTCCTGAGGTTGTCCAGGAGAAAGAGAGGCCTCCCACCAGACACCAGCCCTCCCCCTCCGAAGCGGATTCCTTCGGGCAGCAACGCATCAAAGAAGTGCAGGACAGTGCAATACAATGATGGTGATGTCCCATCGGAGAGTGACTGCCATATTGGTGAGATCCCACAGAGGGAGGCCAACTGTAACGAAGAGGTTAGAGTGGAGGACGTGAGTCATATTGGTGATATCGCTGGCAGCCATGATGAAGAACTTAAACAAGAAGGCAGCTGTGACCACGTTGGAGAGATGAGACTGGAGAGGGACAGTTGTATTAGTGAAGACCTACAGGACAAGGGCAATGTTGGAAAGTTAAGTTTGAGCAGTGTCTCTGCTCTGGAGCCCTCTCAGGAAGGGGTCAACTTCACCAACATCATCACCGACTATGACCTGAGCCCTGTAACTGAGGTCATATGCAGACATGTGAGAGACAAAAGGCTGCAGAGAAATCAGCCCGCGTCATCCACAGTCCCTACGCTACTAACCAGGACTACTGAATCTAGGACTGTTgccagagctgctgctgctgctgctgctgctgctgctaggacTACTGCAACTAAAGCTGCTATCAACTCAGTGACatccaaacacatacacactgaccCACCAGCAAGTTATTCTGCCAAGCACACTGCTAAGGGTACTAACAAAGCTACTAGTAAGGACATTACCAAGTGTACTTCACCAGCCAGCAGGTACTCTATCCATAATTCCAAAGGTGCTGCAAAGGACACTTCCAAGGGTACCAGAGAGGACTCGACAAAGGACTGCGCACCTGTCAGTAGCTATTCTAGCACTTCCAGGGGCTCTACAAAGAGCCTTACCCAGACCAAGTGTACTACCTCAGCCATTAAGACCAGGACCAGCCCTAGAACCCTTCAGAAGCGCCGACAAACCTGA
- the LOC116066633 gene encoding uncharacterized protein LOC116066633 isoform X1 — protein sequence MSTDRPKRNIIKKKYDISDGMPWCEERLVRKVLFLSLREFRDTHRASHIHTRTHKRTVKKTLLHAQRTTQAQKNTRTRQRVHTPQQRVTHRAPNTQKNAHSAQNMHISKHLRPHEHNNKGQKMNLSQDSHTPKNKCSHTLQNMQTQSTTCAGKITHTVQQTHLQENTHTLQKSSGSTRTLRSHKTQNTQSLLDTKYTETAKHTHAPRHKHCQKTTCTPENTPLSPPVPARTLRSHTPTSHSGPRVNGISRRQSLLSAGPSWSWSLQTRPQQRRPASIHRHKDDPASKRPRLRAQRKFAQSPPSSPGPGVLMTAARSNHSLAVVTCLTRCRPKTEDFLSFLCLRGSAALPSNMAFVASGRAKGPAGARHLTSCLSTNHRTAAEGKNMSIFRRTAVQRDSLRGRPGGSFCPLTAREQRRRERERREEEQQRRMRGERAERHLLRPRQLSLQVSRTNQVAMVTGLSEQRTSCVRSVPTLKPGTGAGSRRSPRPCTRPSNTCKPRPQESNNQHISRHSKHQLPRNQHLPLHHPTVSKYYSNAKTFGSVQNSGRHSSRTPAQITLTNGTVIRSLRESPGVLRLSRRKRGLPPDTSPPPPKRIPSGSNASKKCRTVQYNDGDVPSESDCHIGEIPQREANCNEEVRVEDVSHIGDIAGSHDEELKQEGSCDHVGEMRLERDSCISEDLQDKGNVGKLSLSSVSALEPSQEGVNFTNIITDYDLSPVTEVICRHVRDKRLQRNQPASSTVPTLLTRTTESRTVARAAAAAAAAAARTTATKAAINSVTSKHIHTDPPASYSAKHTAKGTNKATSKDITKCTSPASRYSIHNSKGAAKDTSKGTREDSTKDCAPVSSYSSTSRGSTKSLTQTKCTTSAIKTRTSPRTLQKRRQT from the exons ATGAGTACAGACAGACCCAAACGGAATATCatcaaaaaaaaatat gacatCAGTGACGGGATGCCTTGGTGTGAAGAACGTCTGGTCCGCAAAGttcttttcctctccctcagggaattcagagacacacaccgtgcctcacacatacacacgcgcacacacaaacgcacggtGAAAAAAACACTCTTACACGCTCAGCGAACAACACAGGCACAGAAAAACACGCGCACAAGACAGCGTGTGCACACGCCGCAACAAAGAGTCACACACAGAGcaccaaacacacagaaaaacgcGCACAGTGCACAGAACATGCATATTTCAAAACACCTACGCCCCCATGAACACAACAACAAAGGGCAAAAAATGAACTTGTCTCAGGactcacacacaccaaaaaataaatgctctcacacactacagaacatgcaaacacaaTCAACAACGTGTGCAGGGAAAATTACACACACTGTACAGCAAACCCACCTCCAAGAAAATACTCACACGCTACAAAAGAGTTCTGGATCAACCAGGACACTACGCTCACAtaaaacacagaacacacagtCGCTGCTCGACACGAAATACACAGaaactgcaaaacacacacacgctcctcGGCACAAACACTGCCAAAAGACCACCTGCACTCCTGAGAACACACCGCTGAGCCCCCCTGTCCCGGCCAGGACATTGCGCTCACACACTCCCACAAGCCACAGCG GCCCCCGGGTTAATGGCATCAGCCGGCGTCAGTCCCTGCTGTCTGCTGGTCCCAGCTGGAGCTGGTCCTTACAGACACGGCCTCAGCAGCGCCGCCCTGCTAGCATCCATCGCCACAAGGATGACCCCGCCAGCAAGAG ACCAAGGCTGCGAGCGCAGAGGAAGTTCGCCCAGTCCCCCCCCAGCTCTCCAGGACCTGGAGTGTTGATGACAGCAGCCCGGAGTAACCACAGCCTGGCCGTGGTCACCTGTCTGACCAGGTGCAGACCCAAGACTGAGGACTTCTTGTCTTTTCTCTGTCTGAGAG GTTCAGCAGCGCTGCCTAGCAACATGGCCTTCGTAGCGAGTGGACGAGCCAAGGGGCCAGCTGGTGCTCGGCAtcttacttcctgtctttccaCCAATCACAGGACTGCAGCTGAGGGGAAGAACATGAGCATATTCAGGAGAACAGCAG TGCAGCGAGACTCTCTGAGAGGGAGGCCTGGAGGCTCCTTCTGCCCTCTAACGGCCCGGGaacagaggaggagggagagagagaggagagaagaggaacaGCAGAGGAGGATGAGGGGAGAGCGAGCTGAGAGACACCTCCTGAGACCTCGCCAGCTCTCCCTACAGGTCAGCAGGACCAACCAG GTTGCAATGGTAACTGGACTCTCCGAACAAAGAACTTCCTGTGTCCGGTCAGTTCCTACCTTAAAGCCTGGCACCGGGGCAGGCAGCAGACGCTCCCCCAGGCCCTGCACAAGGCCGAGCAATACCTGTAAACCAAGACCCCAGGAAAGCAACAACCAACACATCTCCCGGCATAGCAAACACCAGCTGCCTCGCAATCAGCACCTTCCTCTCCACCACCCAACCGTCTCAAAGTACTATAGCAACGCCAAGACCTTCGGTAGTGTCCAGAACTCAGGAAGACATTCAAGCAGGACTCCAGCCCAAATAACATTGACTAATGGCACAGTCATCAGGTCGCTAAGGGAGAGCCCTGGGGTCCTGAGGTTGTCCAGGAGAAAGAGAGGCCTCCCACCAGACACCAGCCCTCCCCCTCCGAAGCGGATTCCTTCGGGCAGCAACGCATCAAAGAAGTGCAGGACAGTGCAATACAATGATGGTGATGTCCCATCGGAGAGTGACTGCCATATTGGTGAGATCCCACAGAGGGAGGCCAACTGTAACGAAGAGGTTAGAGTGGAGGACGTGAGTCATATTGGTGATATCGCTGGCAGCCATGATGAAGAACTTAAACAAGAAGGCAGCTGTGACCACGTTGGAGAGATGAGACTGGAGAGGGACAGTTGTATTAGTGAAGACCTACAGGACAAGGGCAATGTTGGAAAGTTAAGTTTGAGCAGTGTCTCTGCTCTGGAGCCCTCTCAGGAAGGGGTCAACTTCACCAACATCATCACCGACTATGACCTGAGCCCTGTAACTGAGGTCATATGCAGACATGTGAGAGACAAAAGGCTGCAGAGAAATCAGCCCGCGTCATCCACAGTCCCTACGCTACTAACCAGGACTACTGAATCTAGGACTGTTgccagagctgctgctgctgctgctgctgctgctgctaggacTACTGCAACTAAAGCTGCTATCAACTCAGTGACatccaaacacatacacactgaccCACCAGCAAGTTATTCTGCCAAGCACACTGCTAAGGGTACTAACAAAGCTACTAGTAAGGACATTACCAAGTGTACTTCACCAGCCAGCAGGTACTCTATCCATAATTCCAAAGGTGCTGCAAAGGACACTTCCAAGGGTACCAGAGAGGACTCGACAAAGGACTGCGCACCTGTCAGTAGCTATTCTAGCACTTCCAGGGGCTCTACAAAGAGCCTTACCCAGACCAAGTGTACTACCTCAGCCATTAAGACCAGGACCAGCCCTAGAACCCTTCAGAAGCGCCGACAAACCTGA
- the LOC116066651 gene encoding dysbindin-A-like, with product MFENFRERLHMVQQDFTTGFKTLGDKSRDTKIRRRSRFEESPSHFSAGLDILNRYEESWFVLHRRTKECAQAAETVDGDIVMLSAHWERRRAALTQLQEQLQSVPAFISELDAITANIAHLEGDFEEMESRLVYLETLCCQCEQQTSKQNHINQLEVYKKKKRRELEVLEVELNSEHAQKVAELEQATRQKLRERQKVYEEAFNQDMEQYLSNGYLQHREPTTADEGVLDQMTVSNISDLEALDDFLNSTVDDISTGSSLTSGPDLESCSSESYTSQTIPAPPTLNQPSDQDAAREPEDEADSEESDEPLVQSDEEDVQPDVILVGLQEVGTVRDSDDSDPAGDLPSG from the exons ATGTTTGAAAACTTCAGAGAACGACTTCACATGGTCCAACAGGATTTCACAACGGG CTTCAAGACTCTTGGAGACAAATCAAGAGACACCAAAATCAGGAGGAgatccag GTTTGAAGAAAGCCCTTCTCATTTCAGTGCTGGACTGGACATCCTCAacag gtatgAGGAGAGCTGGTTTGTGCTCCATAGAAGAACTAAAGAGTGTGCTCAGGCTGCCGAG acagTAGATGGGGACATAGTGATGCTCTCAGCACACTGGGAGAGAAGAAGAGCAGCTCTGACACAGCTACAGGAACAGCTGCAGAGCGTGCCGGCCTTCATCAGTGAACTGGATGCCATTACTGCTAACATAG ctCATTTGGAAGGCGACTTTGAGGAGATGGAGAGCAGGCTGGTCTACCTGGAGACACTGTGCTGTCAGTGTGAGCAGCAGACATCCAAACAAAATCACATCAACCAACTGGAAGTCtacaagaaaaagaagag GAGGGAGTTGGAGGTGCTGGAAG TGGAGCTGAATTCTGAGCATGCTCAGAAGGTGGCCGAGCTGGAGCAGGCCACGCGGCAGAAACTGAGAGAACGACAGAAAGTCTACGAAGAAGCCTTTAACCAAGACATGGAGCAGTACCTGTCCAACGGATACCTGCAGCACAGAG AGCCAACAACAGCTGATGAGGGTGTTCTGGATCAGATGACAGTCAGTAACATATCAGACCTGGAGGCTTTGGACGACTTCCTCAACTCCACTGTTGATGACATCAGTACAGGATCATCGCTGACCTCAG GTCCAGACCTCGAGTCCTGCTCCTCCGAATCTTACACAAGCCAAACAATCCCAGCCCCTCCCACACTCAACCAACCGTCCGACCAGGACGCAGCACGGGAGCCCGAAGACGAAGCGGACAGTGAGGAGAGTGATGAGCCTCTGGTGCAGTCGGACGAAGAGGACGTTCAGCCGGATGTGATACTGGTCGGGCTGCAGGAAGTTGGCACCGTGAGGGACTCTGATGACAGTGACCCTGCAGGGGACCTGCCCTCTGGGTAA